Within the Telopea speciosissima isolate NSW1024214 ecotype Mountain lineage chromosome 4, Tspe_v1, whole genome shotgun sequence genome, the region GGCTCTACTGCTTCTCATAACTATTAGCATAAAACAAGAAACGCATTCAACTATTTTAACTTTAAGGATGATTGTTCTCTGACTAGGAGCGTAGGTTGTGCCCAGACATAtggggcggggtggtcatttcgcccaccccctaTATGTTTGGGTGCATCCTATGACCCCGGCACAGATAACAGTTGGCGTTTAACTTTCTTCAAAAAGCTTACAAACAACCCTTTTATAAAATGGGAGGGAGGATTCTAGATTCTTATATAGACTTTCTCCTATACTCTTTGACCATTTAATGAACTGCATATTTTCAAGGACTTATACAACCATTAATGGAATGACTTATTGACTAAAATAACATATTCTAAACTTTGAGACAATAATAattgtaattaattaaataatgcTTCTCAAATTCTGCACACATGCATTAATTACTTTTGACCCTTCTTTGATTGGATTTGAGTGAGACTTGGACCGGATTAAATGAGAATGAACATATCCTAATGTCGATAATAACCTAGCAACAATAAAATTGACATGAACAATACTAACAGGCCTTGTTTGAACTAGGTACACAATGCACCCCATTATACTCCCATGTGCCCTCTTGTAgtggatttgggtcctctgtagcgtGACACAGTGTGTATCGCACCATTTGATGGCCCTGTGTGCTTGGGCACGTAGCCCAACACACATGTAGAGTGTTGAATTACGCACTGAGCACACGGCCATTGGATGTATGCTACACACATCGTcgtgctacagaggagcccaactCCTCTTGTAATACTGACTTAAGTTTTACCGCATGACAAATCTTGATTGGAATAAAATTTAATATGTGACTAGGAAACCTTAGGATCTATATATCCATAATTTTCAATCTCATCTGAACTGCCACGTGACAAAATCAAAAGCTTACAATATAACATAACCAAAATGATTACAACTAGAAGCTCTTTTAGGTTGCCTTTAAATCGTgacaaaattaataaaaaaaataaataaataaatcagacTCAAGTGGCTTTAAGAGAATAAGAATGTAGAAGATCTTTCTAAAATCCTGAAAAATGGATGGAAGGGGGAAATGTCAGTATATGAAAAAGTGCCTCTCCCCTTTTATCTTTAGTGGGTTGGTATATAGTGCAAGAAAGCTGAAAAGATTTAAGTATAcatttcatcttcaagattggTTGGGAATAATGATCCTCACTGAATATTCCAATCCAAACCGATTCCTTCACTCATGAACTGAATCGGCCGATCTGATCCGGATCGATCTAATTCACCTCTATACAACTTTAAGAACCTGCAAAAAGAACCAAAACCACATTTCTTATGATTATTTCTCCCTCATTTGGTCACCTAAGGCTTCAAACTTGGGAAGATTGGTCATTTTTAACTGATTTTGGAGATCTAGAGACTAATTTTCTATATTtgactttgatttttttatagttttaaaaacctttttattattatttttgaccAATTTATAGATAAATTCATTTGTTGTGGATCAATTGGAAGAATCAGCCAAAAACCGGTCAATTTGAATGACAATTAATGGATCGGAATCGATCAAACCGGATTGAAATTCAGGTTTTATGTTTCAAAACCTTGAGTATATCACCAAAAAGACTCTAATTTGGGTTATTGGCAGTTGATTAATACTATTATAACAGTCAAACTAAAGCAGTCAAAGATCATGTCAACGAaacttccttcctcttcctttctgcTACAAAACGGATCTTTGCTTTTTTGGGTTCCCTTCCCACCTATGAAGTGCGAAAGAAAGACAGGTTGTAAAGAGAGTAGTAAAGAAGAGGAGCAATTTTACAAattctcttttctgttttttttttccccctccccgGATTAGAAGCAATCTAATGGCAGTTTTGAAACTATGGATTTAGTTCACGTCATCGGTGGTAATATCAATCACCGTCGATACACATAAAGGGAACGTCATTCTTGCCAAGGTTGTATATCTTTTTTTCAGCCTACTCAAACCTAAACCATTGGGACCCCTTGGAGAGATCTCAATAACTGCATAGTTTCTCCTCTAAAAATGACTTCTCCggtgatatatatatgtatCGACTCTATTAGACAATATCAGTCTGATTTCAGATTAAGACAATATTTTTCctaaaatacatatcgataaaTTCGTATCAATCAGATGTCTTGATATCAATCATGACTAATATCAATCCGAATAAAGGTATAGTCAAATCCAATACAGGGATAAAAGACAAGAACACCCCCAccccttaaaaaagaaaattttgtattAGGAATTAGGATAAGATCAGTGAAAGGCAAAGAGGATTTCCAAAAGAAAACTAAACCAAAAACCATTTGCCTTTCTCACTTATTCTGCACCTCACAATCAAAGTCTActataccccaaaaaaaaaaaaaaaaaaataaaaaaaaataaagggagaaagagaaccaaACAACTCAGCATTAGAGTGATTATAATTTAATCCCACAATTTAAAACATCTAGCAAAGTTAAAGAGCACCCATCATTACCAAGAACCTAaaacccttcttttctttttatcttttaatctCCATCTTAGCCTTAATCTACTTTAAGTACGAGGAGAATTATGCTttaataaaaagagagagagagtggggcTAATAACATTTTGAGCAAACCAAGTAGATAAATATGCAAAACAAGGATTAATTACCATATAACCCTCAAAATAAAAACCAATCTTATTGGttcatcaaatctaattttCCTTAATCTACGTACATTGTCATAAAACTATCTAAAGTTCCAAACCCCTATACGATAAGCTTAAGTTAAGCTACCTTTAATACCAATTTAAGGTGAAAGTGTTCCCATGGCCAGAAAAAAACAACGTTGATTGGCGTGGATTTCCCGTCCGCCAAACCCTGTGGTCGAACCGCCGGTCACATAATCACGCAACCGTTGGCGTTCTCATCGCTGAACATCTCAAAAGAATCCGACGGGTGACGTGGTGGTGAGTAAGATTCTGCTGACGTGTACCTATACGAATCCGGTGGTGGAGGAGTAGCGTAATACGATGCACCATAGCTGGCGCTAGGATACGCCGTATGGTAACTCACGGCGTATACGGGAGGAGCCACGCAGGTAGGGTAGAAGTATGGTTGATGACGTGGAGGGCTGACATTGATCAAAACCGGGGTTGGGTTTGGAACCGTATGGACCAGACCTGGCTGACCAGTAGCAGCGACTGATCCAGTGCTTGCCGGTGTACCGCCGGAGTTTTCACCTACACCTTCATTGTTGGCAAAATtgacctttttccctttctttttcttctttttacctCCATTGCCACCGCTGCTTTTCTCCGCCGCAGCTCCTCCATCGCTTTCACTGCTTACGCCTTCTGGATCCACAACTGGGGAATGATTACCGGCGGGAGAATTCTCCGCCTTCTTTCCGTCGGATTTCGCCGCATCTTTGTTTTGACCTCCGCCGTTATTTTTGCTGTTTCCTTCGCTTTTCTCTGTTTCAGAGGAGGTAGTTTTGCCATCGACGTTCTCTTGGGATTTGTTCTCACCCTCTGTACCGGCGTCGCTTTTCTTTGGGTCGTTTTGTTTCTCGTTGTTCTTCCCCTTTCCttgtttcttattcttcttctcagcTTTCTCAGGCCAGAGCTCCGCGTGTTTCCCTGTTTTCAAAAGTTTTCTGACAAGGGTCTCAGCATCGACGTTTCCGGTCACTGTAACTTTCTGTTGAGGGGAATCGATCGTCGTTGTATAAACCCCTAAAAAAAGTAGTATAACCACAGTGTAACAGCAAAAAAATCCGAGTTATTGCGTGATTTAGGAGAGAATATAGAAAACCCAGATGGAAGAAGtgaaaaaaaagtgaaattggACTGCAATACGAAAGAAACTGTAGATTGAAAAAAGGGTTTCGTCGTTCGTACCGTCGATACTCCGAAGCACCTTGTTCACCTTTCTCTTGCAGCCTTCACAGTGGATCGATACTTTCAACACCCATGtctggagaaaaaaaaagaaaatccaagCAGTGTTTTAGAAACAGAGTTGTTGAGATTGGTGAACAAGAAAAAGCATGGTTATCTAGAGAACAAGTTAACCATTACCTGGTATTTCAGAGGTTCCGAAGCTTCTTGTGCTGGGTTTGTCGCCATGAGGAATGAAGAAGAGTGAGAACGAAATGGGCTTCCGAGCTTAGGGAAACCTGGAAAAGAAGAAACGTCTCGAGTGTGTAAAAACGTTtaaagaggagaaggaagtgAGCGAGATGGAGAATTTTATTTACTACTTATTTCTGTAGAGAAGCGACTTTTTTAAAGAAAGTTGTAGTCTTTATAGAAGGTAGAGAGCAAGACAGAACTTTAAGAGGGGATTGAGAGAGTATAAATGGAATGGTGACGGCGTGTGTGATGTGGGAAGAACCGACACACCCAGACGGAGAAGGTGGAGGACTGCATATATTGAGGATCGTAGCTCCATGAGACCAAAAAGACAAAATAACCCTTCTGCTCGCCCAAATAGCTCTCTACTTGCCCCTTTCTCTTTTTAGGAAATGATTATTATTTCTAACTTTTCAGTGTCATACTTTTACCTCTAGAATTAGAATGTTTATCATCTATGAGTGAGACTGTTGAGTGAGAGTGTGATACTCTTCAacccttaaaaaaattaaaaaaaaatatggggcgctgttctctgtgccgcagcgcaccCTGCACCAGGCACATGGgagtgggtgcaatgaccatcctacccctctGCACAGGTTGttcatgtgcctgggtgcaggctgcgttgcggcacagagaacattctcccaagaAATATATAGTGTGAGACTCATTTAGTTGTCATACTCCCTTGTAGATTGATGATGTGACAATTTTAACTATTAGATATACCCTATATAGGAtgatcttgattttttttatatcaaatttCATATTGAAATTCATTCATAATAACTCTcacttaggggtgtcaattggctGGGCTTGATCGATTTCGATCAAATTGGATAGGGGCTTAATCAGGCTTCGCTAATTTAGTAGGGCGACCGTCGAGCCACTACCTTGCTTTGGGAACATCCGATTATCCTGACGCGTTTAGTAattggttgggttgggcttggtcTACAACCAATCGACCAACTTTTGATACCCTTACTGTCACTTGTTGCCATGCATTCTTGGTAGTGTATGGCTCTAAGCAATGTGTAACATAGATTGGCCACATTCCATTCATTTGCTCTCTCGGCTTTGCGAATCCGAGGCCATAGATTGTACACATTCTTATCTAGATCAGTAAATCTCTTTTCTAtcggaaaaaaaattctttgaaaattttattttgcgACTTGACTTAAACCCAATTGAATTGAAAACTTGGCATGTGAGTATGAGAACTTTTGATCTATTTCTCTACAAAATTGCAGTCCCCAGCAAACCTACTCCGTGGTCCAAAATATACTTACCATGTGGTTCAAAATATGTAGACCGTAGATGAAACTTAttcctttttgtatttttgggtGATGAGATACTGGCCCACCCTTTGGGTAGACCAAGCAAACGTGGAGTTCATGTAGCATGTCGCACCCCTCAAGGACTAGGAAAGCCCAAGGCCCATGGGATCCATGGGACCTTATGCAAATGGCCCCAATGGGTGGAGaagaggaatttttatccgctgctgtaattGGAGTACTGTTGTGCGCATTGTGTGGCGTAGCAGCGGGCCCCACTGTGCCCACATGGCCACTGTTGCCctgcacgatgcgcacagcagcgctctAGTTACAACAACGGATAAAGGTCCGGAGAAGAGTTAAACTCGCTAGACCTTTGCTTCTTGAGGCATGGTCCCTTATCAATTGAGCTATCCTTAACTATTTGTTGGATAAATGTTgttggagaaaattttccaCCACTTCAAATGttgagattctcttttcatccaCCGTGATATGACTTTATGATTAGACTCTGGACAATGAATTTCACTATTAAACTCTTGCGCCTCATTATATGTGGTCGAGACTATCTTTACTCATTCCAATAGTAGGGTTAAGTGATGGTCTAAAAGATTCTCTCCACattgggtgaagggaaactctgTCCAATGTTGTTTATCTTTTATCCCCTTAATTTTTTGAGGCTTGGGGGTGGTTTACTTTCTtgtggctgagttcccaaggtctACCATttgaattggattttttttttgggtaggtaCCATTTGAATTGGATGACGAGTATAGTTTGAGGAATCAATATCGATTCATATCGATGGAGATCGTTATCGATTCTTGACCGATCCATATCGGAAAATAGATAGGGAACAATggtaaaaatgtttaaaaaaaaggttttgtaAAGAATATGAAGGTAAATGTGTCCAATCTAAACCGATATGgatcaaaccaaatcaatatcAGTTGAGAACAACACCGGTATCAATttcaattactaaaaccctgatgACGAGTTAGCTTCAAATTTAGTTTGTGATGCTAACAAAACTCCTTTTACTTCTTCTCCCCTAATGGCAAAGTAACAACTATACAAAATAACTCATGGAAAATGGTTTCATACATGGTTGGGTATATGAACGATCATCATTTTAACCATCAGATATGAATATTGGATTTTCATGTGAATCAGGTATTTCAATCGACGAAAGTGATGATCATTTACGATGCACGATTGTATATGAAAACAAGGCACATAACTTATTATGTGGCAATACATGGATGAACCAACTTGTAGAGGACCTTTTGCTCCAAACCCATTTCAAATGTGAAAACAGAACATGAATGATCAATATTTGTTATTAAATTTGAAGAGAAAGataaacacataaatcaattattgtatcattatgattttttttctttacaatTCTTGACAACCAAACATAGATTCACTGCAAGAAGTGATGTAGAGTTGAACCTAGATTTGCAAACAATCATCTAATGAAATGatcattctctatttttttcaagggattttcttattgacatccctCAAGGAGTCAAATAATTTGTTACCTTACTTTTTTATCATTCTACTATTCTAGTATCACACATAATTTTGTTCAGCAAGGACAATAGTGACACTATTACATATGTACTTGAAAATGTGGACATCAATATTAATTTTTgacgtttaccaaaaaaaaaatatgttactttctgaaaatattttttttaaatccttttataCCATAatcttaaataacttttagaaATGAGACAATGGGGCACTTAAGAGAAggtatcaagttctaaatatCCCTATaaaggtgtcattcagacactccctCTGATGGCAAGTGATGAACAATTTTCACTAGGCACCATGATTTTTCTGAGATCGTATTAAAAATGGAGATATGTATGTGAATTTGCATTATCTTctttaaattattaaaaaaatcctttaaaaccaaaatatatTGGGTCTTAAGGTTTTAGTCATCGATATAGGATTGTCTGTATTGGCCAATTtgtatcgatggtatcaatAAAAAATGTGTTGTTTTATAACTTTCGATGATTTGGACCCAATATCATCCTATCCAGCAACCAATATGATAATACAATACCAtgcattaaaaccctaatcagGTCGACATTCATGTTGCAAAATGATTTCGAAGTTAAAGTCCTATCTGATTTATTTAGAAATTTTCCATGCAAATgatattttacatgtaaattttcatttataaaatttttttctttttttttttttattttaaaacaaaaagggCAAGGGTTTACAGGCCGTCAACTTCAGGTATGTTAGCGGCTGTGCCCAATAGGGAAGGTGAGATGAGGAAGGCAGGGGGTCATTTCAACAGGATGTGGAGAGAGATATACACAGCCAGCGTGCCCAACCTctacccaaacaaaaaatagaaactcttataggggaaagttttcatacacggcttaccgtgtaagccgtgtatgtgagaaggtgggagtttcaaggcattaattaatggatggTGGTTTATGGCTTTTCTAAAtttttgtgagaggggacatgaCTGTGCATGCATACACATACAcggccatgtatgaaaacttcccccaaaTCTTATTTTACATAAACTTTTttacaagtaaacaaaaaaagtcAAATGAGTAACATTGATCAAACTGGGGAAAGAggcatttatgtattttcaAGAAGGAACTAGAACAATCGAGGAAGATGGAGTGGGATAGATTCCATTGGATTGGGCCTTCAACCTTTCTTCATTAGCCTTAGCCTTGGCTGCAATTGTTAATGGCTACAAGTAAACAATAATTAAGTGGATTAAGGTTGCTTATAAAGATCAAATAAGGCCTGGCCCATTGGTGATTGACTACTAAACCTGAAAACCAGTGTACAATTACTACTAAGATGAGATTCCATTAATACTAATCTCATTTCAAACTCCAAAACCCAAAAGTCCAAAGCAAAGTTTCCTCTCTTGCCCAggcatttcttctttttccaaagTAGCTTTTAGGGTTGTCAAACCCTAACCTGAATTGGTGAAAAAACCGGACCGAGCTGACCaaaaagttcaaatcaaacagaattcttattggtttggtttaggaTTAGTGTATTGTGGAATCGGCTGAAAATCGAACCATACCGAAACAACATCGAGCATGAAAAATTGACCCGAAATCGAACCCAAACCACTAAAAAATCGATACAAACTCAAAAATCgtaaacataaaaaacatattttttctcATAATTATGTATAGATATGGTAAACCGAACCCAAACCAGACTAAACTCCATATCAAATTAATACGAGGATACTGAAATATATCAGACTGAGAGTAAACTTttttcttattggtttggttccgGATTCACCTATTCTCACATTAAAACTAGTTCAACCCATCAAAACCGGATCGAACCAATCAATTTAcagattgagctcctctccagggagaaCCATCATATCTAGAGAGCATCTAACCGTTGGGCCgtaccgcacacatccctaggcatgcaccgagatgtgtgtaacacaacccaacccttggatgccccctgagtACTCCCTAGGAGCTGAGCTCCCTAGAGAGTAACCGGAtccccaattgacacccttcaTGGTAGTAAATGATGTTTAAATTAATCGGGTCGGGCCTAGTAGATGATGCAATTATAGTGCCTGAGAGAGAATAAATTAGAGGTGGTGTGGCTTTCATTTTCTCTATAACCCATTGTATTAATTGAGTAATGAAtgtgtgaaagagagagaggagctgCCTTAGATCTCTTGTTATTTATTGGGCCTATCAACTCACTCACTGGGGTCGGTCCGGGGAGAGGTATACCCTGACAGAGACACAGACCCACATTAAGTATATCTCATATAGGGAATCTGCTCTTAAAAGGCAAGTGAGAtcatttatgaataatataaaCCGACCCTAAATCTACTCTCATTAAATATGTTCAGCAACTATATATTTTGCCAAGTATTTTGATTTGACACCAGAATGGGAAGAAACTTAATTTGTTAAAAATATGTACAAGagattaggggtgtaaatgaatattCGAAATTTGTTTCCATATCTGTTTAgtactattcgaatccgtctgaaaattAAATGGATGAGaatacggatagactatagctatccgaaaagctatatttacatgtaaacggataaaatattcaatccgtatccgtattcatccgaaagctaatcggatgcagatgcggatatagcactatctgagccaaatccaatccgtttacatccctacaagAGATGCTCAATTTACATGTTTGGAGTTgggaccaaaaaaaatttgtcaacTGAGCATCAAATAAGCTCATATGTGCATTCATGTACAACTTGTAACAACTAAAAAATTTGTCAACAGTGCATCAAAATGCTCTTAT harbors:
- the LOC122657618 gene encoding heavy metal-associated isoprenylated plant protein 35-like, which gives rise to MATNPAQEASEPLKYQTWVLKVSIHCEGCKRKVNKVLRSIDGVYTTTIDSPQQKVTVTGNVDAETLVRKLLKTGKHAELWPEKAEKKNKKQGKGKNNEKQNDPKKSDAGTEGENKSQENVDGKTTSSETEKSEGNSKNNGGGQNKDAAKSDGKKAENSPAGNHSPVVDPEGVSSESDGGAAAEKSSGGNGGKKKKKKGKKVNFANNEGVGENSGGTPASTGSVAATGQPGLVHTVPNPTPVLINVSPPRHQPYFYPTCVAPPVYAVSYHTAYPSASYGASYYATPPPPDSYRYTSAESYSPPRHPSDSFEMFSDENANGCVIM